From the genome of Candidatus Electrothrix communis, one region includes:
- a CDS encoding PAS domain S-box protein, translating to MKYSNIIFLYIVMAISLIVLVLFGGAFVFYMHQQELIREDIKTYRYSLAQEAERIRQTFGQIISFSGILASNPVIINAMDKRMHRIAPSSVAQQIIEKNLGAVADVENITAVFLLDLEGKCVYATTLGAVGKDDGFAGYFQKTIIGESDLYAAMNVATQQNEIYYARAIKNGNLPLGVIVLKISLDFFHLRSFSTAFTATPPEPEEMRIGLSTDSNILFDTTGTLVSLQSLSQEQQETLRISQQFPLERVQSLGFTPYGLDTLATRGFLNKKNPDEDGYYIFCQPLVGDDLALIHVVRKAWFEENYRPASLGSSSFVMLLFLLLAVMLALLYMANRRHRQALLAAATLKREAEQRIQDKEKYEAIINRNPQGFWLSDFDSGIILEVNQSLCQLLQLSSEEIIGHNVNDFLATIDLYSGEKEKGEVARNKDLFPVSHEGLLRSGKEGKLHVLVTSSCITPPCSEKKTCFSFFTDISERKKEQEQLFLFSQAVEQSTSAIVITDKHADIVYTNPFFSELTGYSREELYGTNPDVLTAGEKDTAVSEKIWQTVRSGGTWKGFLRNTKKGGTQYWEGQTVYPLYDRYTQDISYYLAIKNDITERLDLEKELKAQLAKLELIVKHAAIGIVRVIDTDFVWASGVAVKMFGYSDKDAFVSISPSVLFDNQEVFEQTYERALRSFEADRVFQEDHLMRRRDGSHFWCSLTAKVIDRAGPDQGAIWITKDISRQKEEEQQLQLARDRAEQANQAKSDFLANMSHEIRTPMNAIIGMSKLALETPLDEQQQYYIGTVNKAAESLLGLLNDILDFSKIESGKFQLDPSVFLLEENIQDAVRTVEFQAEEKGLHLHYNIDPKVPRFVYGDAMRLRQILVNLLNNSIKFSDNGVVSVQVFMRESNNDEILLEFQVKDNGIGIALEKIDDIFEKFVQVDSSTSRDFEGTGLGLTICYRLCKIMGGNIGVDSVLGQGSTFTFTARFEKVVGAELPGTNVAAGQGADLQDLQGLRILVVDDNESNRFLAKAMFQKDNHQIVEAENGLEALRVLVDHHFDVILMDVQMPIMDGLTVTKIIRACEQKKYQPTADHTLPKEFTEALQYRLTGGHMPVVALTAHAMKEDKQRCLEAGMDGYAVKPFKTKEIYHAFQQTGYVDGVVKNATEKKQQDGTSMMEQKRENDNALLTNVAEHLKNIYSLEPDQVEQMIQLSSRSISETFEQARQAVEDNDLEALSAAGHKAKGILLGVGLKDEAEQARKIESASKEGQDEDYHDMMAQLEDDLQPLLKLTSGDSRS from the coding sequence ATGAAGTACAGTAATATAATATTCTTGTACATCGTCATGGCGATAAGCTTGATCGTGCTTGTGCTCTTCGGTGGAGCCTTTGTTTTTTATATGCATCAGCAGGAGCTTATCCGAGAAGATATTAAAACCTATCGCTACTCTCTGGCTCAAGAGGCTGAACGTATTCGGCAGACCTTTGGTCAAATCATTAGTTTTTCTGGGATATTGGCAAGTAATCCCGTGATTATTAATGCGATGGATAAACGTATGCATCGTATTGCACCGTCATCGGTGGCTCAGCAGATTATTGAGAAGAATTTGGGAGCAGTTGCAGATGTTGAAAATATTACTGCAGTTTTTCTGCTTGATCTTGAAGGGAAATGCGTTTATGCGACGACACTAGGCGCTGTAGGCAAGGACGATGGCTTTGCAGGCTATTTTCAGAAGACAATAATCGGTGAGTCTGATCTGTATGCTGCGATGAACGTCGCAACCCAGCAGAATGAAATTTATTATGCCCGGGCTATTAAGAACGGCAATCTTCCCCTTGGGGTTATTGTTCTGAAGATTAGCTTGGATTTTTTTCATCTTCGTTCTTTCAGTACAGCCTTTACAGCAACCCCCCCTGAACCGGAAGAGATGCGTATTGGCTTGTCCACGGACAGTAATATCCTTTTTGATACAACAGGTACCCTTGTCTCCCTCCAGTCGCTTAGTCAGGAGCAGCAGGAAACTTTACGGATCAGTCAACAATTTCCTCTGGAACGGGTCCAATCATTAGGCTTTACCCCCTATGGTCTGGATACGCTGGCAACGAGGGGGTTTTTGAATAAAAAAAACCCGGATGAGGACGGATATTATATTTTTTGTCAACCTTTAGTGGGAGATGACCTCGCGTTGATCCATGTTGTGAGAAAGGCATGGTTTGAGGAAAATTATCGACCAGCTTCGTTGGGCTCATCAAGTTTTGTCATGCTTCTTTTTCTGCTGCTGGCAGTTATGCTTGCTTTACTGTATATGGCGAATAGACGTCATCGACAGGCATTGTTGGCAGCTGCGACACTTAAACGTGAGGCTGAACAGCGAATTCAGGATAAAGAAAAATATGAGGCAATTATCAATCGAAATCCTCAAGGATTTTGGTTGAGTGATTTTGATTCAGGAATAATTCTTGAGGTGAACCAAAGCCTTTGTCAGCTTCTTCAGCTGTCTTCCGAAGAGATTATTGGGCATAATGTCAATGATTTTTTGGCAACAATAGATTTATATTCTGGGGAGAAAGAAAAGGGAGAGGTAGCTCGCAATAAGGATCTTTTTCCTGTTTCTCATGAGGGGCTATTACGCTCAGGAAAGGAGGGGAAGTTGCATGTCCTTGTTACGTCCTCTTGTATTACGCCGCCTTGCAGTGAAAAGAAAACTTGTTTTTCCTTTTTTACGGATATTTCTGAGCGAAAAAAAGAGCAGGAACAGCTCTTTCTCTTCTCTCAAGCGGTCGAGCAAAGTACCAGCGCCATTGTTATTACTGATAAGCATGCTGATATTGTCTATACAAATCCTTTTTTTAGCGAGTTGACCGGCTATAGTCGAGAGGAACTTTATGGTACCAATCCTGATGTTCTGACTGCTGGAGAAAAAGACACCGCTGTCAGTGAGAAGATATGGCAGACCGTCAGAAGCGGGGGAACGTGGAAAGGGTTTCTCCGTAACACCAAGAAGGGCGGAACACAGTACTGGGAAGGACAGACGGTCTATCCGCTTTATGATCGCTATACGCAGGATATCAGCTATTATCTTGCTATAAAAAATGACATTACCGAGCGGCTTGACTTGGAGAAAGAGTTAAAAGCACAACTGGCGAAACTTGAACTTATCGTCAAGCATGCTGCTATCGGAATTGTTCGGGTTATCGATACGGACTTTGTTTGGGCAAGTGGAGTAGCCGTAAAGATGTTTGGCTATAGTGACAAAGACGCTTTTGTGTCAATTTCCCCCTCTGTGCTTTTTGATAACCAGGAGGTGTTTGAGCAGACATACGAGCGGGCATTGCGCTCTTTTGAGGCGGATCGCGTTTTTCAGGAAGATCATTTGATGCGCCGCAGGGACGGAAGTCATTTTTGGTGCTCATTAACGGCTAAGGTTATTGATCGTGCTGGCCCGGATCAGGGAGCGATTTGGATAACCAAAGATATTAGCCGACAGAAAGAAGAAGAGCAGCAGCTGCAACTGGCAAGAGATCGGGCGGAACAGGCGAATCAGGCCAAAAGTGATTTTCTCGCCAATATGAGTCATGAGATTCGTACCCCTATGAATGCCATTATCGGCATGAGTAAGTTGGCATTAGAAACCCCTCTTGACGAGCAGCAGCAATACTATATCGGGACTGTTAATAAAGCAGCAGAGTCTCTGCTCGGCCTGCTTAATGATATTCTTGATTTTTCCAAAATTGAGTCCGGGAAATTCCAACTGGATCCGTCCGTGTTTCTTCTTGAAGAGAACATTCAGGATGCAGTTCGGACAGTGGAGTTTCAGGCAGAGGAAAAGGGGCTGCATTTACACTATAATATTGACCCGAAGGTTCCGCGTTTTGTCTATGGCGATGCAATGCGTTTGCGTCAGATTCTTGTGAATTTATTGAATAATAGTATAAAGTTTAGCGATAACGGTGTCGTTTCTGTTCAGGTTTTTATGCGGGAAAGCAATAACGATGAAATTTTGCTGGAGTTCCAGGTTAAGGATAATGGCATCGGCATTGCTCTGGAAAAAATCGATGATATTTTTGAGAAATTTGTTCAGGTGGACAGCAGTACCAGTAGAGATTTTGAAGGTACCGGCTTAGGGTTGACAATATGTTATAGGCTCTGCAAAATTATGGGAGGAAATATCGGTGTTGACAGTGTGCTCGGCCAGGGAAGCACTTTTACCTTTACTGCACGTTTTGAGAAAGTTGTCGGAGCGGAGCTCCCAGGGACGAATGTTGCGGCAGGGCAGGGAGCAGACCTGCAAGATCTACAAGGCTTACGTATTCTGGTGGTTGATGATAATGAGTCCAATCGTTTTCTTGCTAAGGCTATGTTCCAGAAGGATAATCATCAGATTGTCGAGGCAGAGAACGGACTTGAAGCGCTTCGAGTCCTTGTTGATCACCATTTTGATGTTATTTTGATGGATGTGCAGATGCCTATCATGGACGGGTTGACAGTCACGAAGATTATACGGGCCTGTGAACAGAAGAAATATCAACCGACAGCTGATCATACCTTGCCGAAAGAGTTTACTGAAGCATTGCAATATAGGCTGACAGGTGGCCATATGCCTGTTGTCGCTTTGACGGCGCATGCCATGAAGGAGGATAAACAGCGATGTCTTGAAGCCGGGATGGACGGCTATGCGGTGAAGCCGTTTAAAACAAAAGAAATTTACCACGCTTTTCAACAAACAGGGTATGTTGACGGAGTTGTGAAGAATGCAACGGAAAAAAAACAACAGGATGGTACCTCTATGATGGAACAAAAAAGAGAAAACGATAATGCTCTTCTTACAAATGTTGCTGAACATCTGAAAAACATATACAGTCTTGAGCCTGATCAGGTGGAACAGATGATACAGCTGTCCTCTCGGTCGATATCCGAGACCTTTGAGCAGGCCAGGCAGGCTGTGGAGGATAATGATTTGGAGGCCCTGTCTGCTGCTGGCCATAAGGCGAAAGGTATTCTTCTTGGTGTGGGGCTCAAAGATGAAGCAGAACAGGCCAGAAAAATTGAATCTGCCAGTAAAGAGGGACAGGACGAAGATTATCATGATATGATGGCGCAATTGGAGGATGATCTTCAGCCCTTGCTAAAGCTGACTTCCGGGGACAGCAGGAGCTGA
- a CDS encoding response regulator produces the protein MKVIFCEECGGKNIVADEQLEHIDNKPLGCQICGNIISQETIIPHLRSTEPINTLHYHLLLIDDDFAHLQLMKTTLEKEYTVSIASTGVHGLELAAERKPDLILLDLNMPGMDGYEVCKRLKENSVTRKITVIFVSARDDKDDEYRGFTLGAVDYINKPINLQILNARITAQLRLKQLVDQQKKQSDSLIHSLHQDNIQIEQELERLQQEKTNLFALLDFVQDRVIIEDAETRILWANKATRDFCNVRLSDLVGSLHHEVLLDSSFRCEECAAQKLADDRPGANSSPDAKQTNPQVQTLHIPFFDENQEVKGFAHIIQEQSSGQMNEGGQICQAAESAVNSFVDKNRKAIRDNLATILFGIDAVGSLLRDNKDLETVSRPVTKAAEELDRMVCTLLDFQQTDKKS, from the coding sequence ATGAAAGTAATTTTTTGCGAAGAATGCGGAGGGAAGAATATAGTTGCGGATGAGCAACTGGAGCATATTGATAATAAACCGCTCGGATGCCAGATTTGCGGAAATATCATATCACAGGAAACGATAATTCCCCATCTCCGCTCAACAGAGCCTATTAATACGCTTCATTATCATCTCTTGCTCATTGATGATGATTTTGCTCATCTTCAGCTGATGAAGACGACCTTGGAGAAGGAGTATACCGTATCCATCGCTTCGACAGGGGTACATGGGCTTGAGCTGGCAGCGGAGCGAAAACCTGATCTTATTCTTCTTGACCTGAATATGCCGGGAATGGACGGTTACGAAGTTTGCAAGCGTCTCAAAGAAAATTCGGTTACCAGAAAGATCACGGTTATTTTTGTCAGCGCTCGTGATGATAAGGATGACGAATATCGAGGTTTTACCCTCGGCGCTGTTGATTATATAAATAAACCTATAAATCTTCAGATCCTTAATGCAAGAATTACAGCCCAGCTTCGTCTTAAGCAGCTTGTCGATCAGCAGAAAAAACAATCTGATAGTCTTATTCACTCGCTGCATCAGGATAATATTCAGATTGAGCAGGAACTGGAACGTCTGCAGCAAGAGAAAACCAATCTTTTTGCGCTGCTTGATTTTGTCCAGGACAGGGTGATTATAGAGGATGCAGAGACCAGAATACTCTGGGCTAATAAGGCCACCCGAGATTTTTGCAATGTGCGCCTTTCCGACCTTGTCGGCTCCTTGCATCACGAGGTTCTCTTGGATTCCAGCTTCCGTTGTGAAGAATGTGCTGCCCAGAAGCTTGCCGATGATAGGCCAGGGGCGAATTCTTCACCTGACGCTAAGCAGACCAACCCGCAGGTGCAAACCTTACATATACCCTTTTTTGATGAGAACCAAGAGGTGAAGGGGTTTGCGCATATAATTCAAGAGCAGAGCAGTGGCCAGATGAACGAAGGCGGTCAGATTTGTCAAGCTGCTGAATCTGCGGTGAACAGTTTTGTTGATAAGAATCGAAAAGCGATACGGGATAATCTGGCAACAATACTTTTCGGGATTGATGCGGTAGGCAGTTTGCTCAGAGACAATAAAGATCTCGAAACGGTGAGTCGTCCGGTGACCAAGGCGGCTGAAGAACTGGACCGTATGGTATGTACCCTGCTGGATTTTCAGCAAACTGATAAAAAATCGTGA
- a CDS encoding response regulator, with protein MKNVLIVDDDLGFQRLLGISLKKYKKDFEVILSNNGEEAIGILNRKPIDLIVTDLQMPKIDGLTLLAYINDAFPKMPCVIMTAHSTPEIEKQFAQTGQRLLKKPFTINKLVEAIQDALAPQPPGGMLKGISVANFLQMIALEQKTCLLEITSTSNEKGFFYIENGEVFDAAFKGLNGEEAAYSLIALEGASISFTDIPSSQKVKKRINSSLMGLIMEAMTRKDETVGNA; from the coding sequence ATGAAAAATGTCTTAATTGTTGACGACGATCTTGGGTTTCAGAGGTTACTGGGGATCAGTCTTAAAAAATATAAAAAAGATTTTGAAGTTATTCTCTCCAATAACGGGGAGGAGGCAATAGGTATTCTTAACCGGAAGCCCATTGATCTCATTGTCACAGATTTACAGATGCCTAAAATTGATGGGCTCACGCTGTTGGCATATATCAATGACGCCTTCCCAAAAATGCCCTGTGTGATCATGACGGCACACTCGACTCCAGAGATTGAGAAACAGTTTGCCCAGACTGGGCAGCGTTTGTTGAAGAAACCTTTTACTATCAATAAACTGGTTGAAGCTATTCAGGATGCGCTTGCCCCTCAGCCTCCGGGTGGAATGCTGAAAGGGATTTCTGTTGCTAACTTTTTACAGATGATCGCCTTGGAGCAGAAAACCTGCCTACTTGAAATTACCTCTACCAGCAATGAGAAGGGCTTCTTTTACATAGAAAATGGCGAGGTTTTTGATGCAGCGTTCAAAGGATTAAATGGAGAAGAAGCAGCTTATTCCTTGATTGCTCTTGAGGGAGCAAGTATAAGTTTTACAGACATCCCAAGTTCTCAGAAGGTGAAGAAGCGTATCAACTCAAGCCTGATGGGCCTTATTATGGAGGCCATGACCCGTAAAGACGAAACCGTTGGCAATGCCTGA
- a CDS encoding diguanylate cyclase, whose translation MPESEKKQYFCDDRTVPYILIVDDSPSDICLLESILRSHGFISQSLTEPTEVLEHCQKARPEIVLLDISMPGMNGFQVCSQLKNDPTLFDIPVLFLTAMGDVADKIRGFKAGGSDFLVKPYEPSELIARVSTQISLRRAQHELSCRNQELKEEIRDKEKAHAALLDSESRNEAVLNNAAVCIGLLSLDGTYEMVNGLYADVFGYSRAEFQDMQLQDIMHPDYVDATEEVMEFLRYGQLEQHYADKKFIRKDGSVFPGGHWLSPRRTGYGSCNGFVCIISDLTEQKKAENELRLAHTVFETSSEGMLVTDAENHIIMVNPAFTAITGYEREQAIGKDPSFLKSDRQDENFYRQMWKVLLRNNSWQGEIWNRRRTGEEYPQWLSVAVIRNRNRSIAHYVALFSDISDRKKAEEILRHQAMHDPLTRLPNRVMFDERLRGSLSRAKRLNSQVALLYLDLDNFKKINDSLGHLAGDRVLQMVADRLRDCLRLEDVVARIGGDEFSAILDDVDSVDDAVATAERIIVSLGEIDCSVGGERIRTSVGIALYPDHGTETEELLHHADNAMYTAKRMGKGRSFLAGTTSDDDESTEK comes from the coding sequence ATGCCTGAATCGGAAAAAAAACAGTATTTTTGTGATGACAGAACAGTCCCATATATTCTGATTGTTGATGATAGTCCAAGTGATATCTGTTTACTGGAGTCTATTCTCCGCTCTCATGGGTTTATTTCCCAATCCCTTACCGAGCCGACCGAGGTTCTTGAGCATTGTCAAAAGGCTCGGCCTGAAATTGTTCTGCTTGATATCAGCATGCCTGGAATGAACGGTTTTCAGGTCTGCTCGCAATTAAAAAACGATCCTACCCTTTTTGATATCCCTGTCCTCTTTTTGACCGCCATGGGCGATGTGGCGGATAAAATTCGCGGTTTTAAAGCCGGAGGTTCTGACTTCTTGGTGAAACCCTATGAACCCTCAGAGCTTATCGCCAGAGTTTCTACTCAAATCAGTCTGCGCAGAGCGCAACATGAACTTTCCTGTCGGAACCAAGAGCTTAAAGAAGAGATTCGTGATAAAGAAAAAGCACATGCTGCTTTACTGGACAGTGAGTCACGTAATGAAGCTGTTCTCAATAATGCAGCCGTCTGTATAGGTCTCCTCTCCTTGGACGGCACCTATGAGATGGTGAACGGTCTTTATGCCGATGTCTTTGGTTATTCACGTGCCGAATTTCAAGATATGCAGCTTCAGGATATTATGCATCCTGATTATGTTGATGCAACTGAGGAGGTCATGGAGTTTCTTCGCTATGGCCAGTTGGAGCAGCATTATGCAGATAAGAAATTTATTCGTAAGGACGGCTCGGTTTTTCCCGGGGGGCATTGGCTCAGCCCTCGACGGACAGGGTATGGTTCCTGTAACGGTTTTGTCTGTATAATTAGCGATCTGACCGAGCAGAAAAAAGCCGAAAATGAGTTGCGGCTCGCGCATACGGTCTTTGAGACCAGCTCAGAAGGCATGTTGGTCACTGATGCTGAAAATCATATTATTATGGTCAACCCTGCTTTTACCGCGATTACCGGTTATGAGCGTGAGCAGGCGATTGGAAAAGATCCATCTTTTCTCAAGTCAGATCGGCAGGATGAAAATTTTTACCGACAGATGTGGAAGGTCTTACTGCGGAATAACTCTTGGCAGGGAGAGATCTGGAATCGACGTCGTACCGGTGAAGAATATCCTCAATGGCTCTCAGTTGCGGTTATACGTAATCGGAATAGGAGTATTGCTCATTATGTTGCTTTATTTTCTGATATCAGTGATCGGAAGAAAGCCGAGGAGATTTTGCGTCATCAGGCAATGCATGATCCGCTGACCCGGCTTCCCAATCGTGTTATGTTTGATGAGCGTTTGCGCGGTTCATTATCCCGGGCAAAACGTTTAAACAGTCAAGTCGCTCTGCTCTATCTTGATTTGGATAATTTTAAAAAAATTAATGATAGTTTGGGACATCTTGCCGGTGACCGGGTTTTGCAGATGGTTGCGGATCGTTTGCGGGACTGTCTGCGCCTGGAGGATGTGGTTGCCCGCATCGGGGGGGATGAGTTTTCAGCCATCCTTGATGATGTTGATTCGGTGGATGATGCTGTTGCGACTGCGGAGCGCATTATAGTTTCTCTGGGCGAAATTGATTGTTCTGTTGGAGGAGAACGCATTCGGACCAGTGTTGGTATTGCCCTGTATCCGGATCACGGTACTGAGACGGAAGAACTCTTGCATCATGCGGACAATGCTATGTATACCGCAAAACGGATGGGTAAGGGGCGTAGTTTTCTCGCCGGAACGACCTCTGACGATGATGAGTCCACAGAAAAATAA
- a CDS encoding caspase family protein, translating into MKNEHHAIVIGLNSYPVSGLPALKGPVNDAEDFSAWLRDPQGGNVPEEHIQRILSTDFEKDAALPFPNQIEALFEPFVTKGVQGRCGERLYIFVAGHGFGAPGNMGTTALYAANAQKMFPWHVAITDYVDWLRRHAVFDEIVLLMDCCRTINSYHEVKEPQYPTTKGRTGADRVRYFFAFAVGRGRVARERRFEDGRDSGIFTRTFLYALQTARPKRGRVTGQQVKDQIHNSIDTFAGDAHIEPPEIRLDSSLDITFLYRKSAQAVPVRVVLESYKGAETLVLSDGNFQKIREEKADSSSLTLELEPGLYKIAVKNTDRQQIFEVPNHAGIIV; encoded by the coding sequence ATGAAGAATGAACACCACGCCATAGTTATCGGGCTCAACAGCTACCCGGTGAGCGGTTTGCCCGCATTGAAAGGGCCGGTGAATGATGCTGAGGATTTTTCTGCCTGGCTGCGTGACCCGCAGGGCGGCAATGTCCCAGAAGAGCATATTCAGCGTATCTTATCCACGGATTTTGAGAAGGATGCCGCCTTACCTTTCCCGAATCAGATTGAAGCCTTATTTGAGCCCTTTGTTACCAAGGGCGTGCAGGGAAGATGCGGTGAGCGGCTCTATATTTTTGTGGCTGGTCATGGCTTCGGTGCTCCCGGTAATATGGGAACAACAGCGCTCTATGCTGCCAATGCGCAGAAAATGTTTCCCTGGCATGTGGCCATCACCGATTATGTGGATTGGCTGCGGCGTCATGCGGTTTTTGATGAAATCGTTTTGTTAATGGACTGCTGCCGCACCATAAATTCTTACCATGAGGTGAAAGAGCCTCAGTATCCCACGACAAAGGGAAGAACCGGGGCAGACCGGGTGCGCTATTTTTTTGCCTTTGCTGTGGGGAGAGGGCGAGTGGCCCGGGAAAGGCGCTTTGAAGACGGTAGAGATTCGGGCATTTTCACCAGGACATTTTTGTATGCCTTGCAAACAGCTCGACCCAAGCGGGGCAGGGTGACCGGGCAGCAGGTCAAGGATCAGATCCATAACAGTATTGACACCTTTGCCGGTGATGCTCATATCGAACCGCCTGAGATCAGGTTGGACTCATCATTGGATATCACCTTTCTTTACCGCAAATCAGCGCAAGCTGTTCCGGTCAGGGTGGTGCTGGAATCCTATAAGGGTGCTGAAACCTTGGTGCTTTCCGATGGAAATTTTCAGAAAATTAGGGAAGAAAAGGCGGACTCATCAAGCCTGACCCTGGAGCTGGAGCCCGGACTTTATAAGATTGCGGTGAAAAATACAGACCGTCAGCAAATATTCGAGGTGCCGAACCATGCAGGAATTATCGTCTGA
- a CDS encoding lysophospholipid acyltransferase family protein produces MNNLVYKTSLAVVPRLYVALTSIWFGTCPVQIRGQENLEKVMGQGKAAVVPIWHYSVFYMLYYLRQYPGVVMVSASKDGEYIAQVAGLLGFETVRGSANRFGVRALKGMVDHVKQGKAAGIVADGSQGPPLKVQPGAIMLAAKSGSPIMPVVWATKRYKAFNSWDHSVIPMPFSPIILQCGELIYVEPKLTSARVEEYRQQVETTMNSMYQELWQEFDRDGHV; encoded by the coding sequence ATGAATAACCTTGTTTATAAAACCTCTCTTGCCGTTGTTCCCCGGCTTTATGTCGCCTTGACCAGTATCTGGTTCGGTACCTGTCCTGTACAGATTCGAGGGCAGGAGAACTTGGAGAAAGTAATGGGTCAAGGGAAGGCTGCGGTAGTGCCGATATGGCATTATTCAGTCTTTTATATGCTTTACTATCTGCGCCAATATCCCGGCGTGGTTATGGTTAGTGCGAGCAAGGACGGTGAATACATTGCCCAGGTGGCCGGTCTTCTCGGCTTTGAGACGGTGCGCGGCTCAGCCAATCGTTTCGGGGTCAGGGCTTTGAAGGGGATGGTGGATCATGTCAAGCAGGGTAAGGCCGCCGGGATTGTTGCAGATGGCTCCCAGGGGCCGCCTTTGAAGGTGCAGCCCGGTGCCATCATGCTGGCGGCAAAATCCGGCTCGCCGATCATGCCCGTTGTCTGGGCGACAAAGCGCTATAAGGCCTTTAATTCCTGGGATCATTCGGTCATCCCCATGCCTTTTAGTCCCATTATTCTGCAATGCGGTGAGCTAATTTATGTGGAGCCCAAGTTGACCTCTGCGCGGGTGGAGGAATACCGACAGCAGGTGGAAACGACCATGAACAGCATGTATCAGGAGCTTTGGCAGGAGTTTGATCGGGACGGGCATGTGTAA
- a CDS encoding helix-turn-helix domain-containing protein has protein sequence MSTRKNITKYKNNFAAAWGRIKKETNIGNFNGLAEVIGKTQPSISARKKAGDFPIEWAYLVAKEYSLSTEWILTGEGTKFPSIREGKGDYPVSIIDEKQKVELSEPTEKYKEILPSKEERDRFLDLLRAWLLCLEEDDPKRIYWFECAFEDSFPEFKEWKKNID, from the coding sequence ATGTCAACAAGGAAAAATATAACAAAGTATAAAAATAATTTTGCAGCTGCATGGGGGCGCATAAAAAAAGAGACCAATATAGGTAACTTCAATGGGTTGGCTGAGGTGATCGGGAAAACACAGCCAAGTATATCCGCTCGAAAAAAAGCAGGGGATTTTCCTATTGAATGGGCGTATTTGGTCGCAAAGGAATACAGCCTTTCCACAGAATGGATCCTCACGGGAGAGGGAACGAAATTTCCATCTATACGGGAAGGCAAGGGTGATTATCCCGTTTCAATTATTGATGAAAAGCAAAAAGTCGAGCTTTCGGAGCCGACTGAGAAATATAAGGAAATACTGCCGAGTAAGGAAGAACGAGATAGGTTTTTGGATCTTTTGAGGGCGTGGTTGCTTTGCTTGGAAGAGGATGATCCTAAAAGGATATATTGGTTTGAGTGTGCCTTTGAAGATAGCTTTCCGGAATTTAAAGAGTGGAAAAAGAATATTGATTGA
- a CDS encoding 2-dehydropantoate 2-reductase translates to MRTLIYGGGAVGLGLAACLLKVGEQVDILARAETQRSLQEKGLSQTGIFGEYHAEPQNFGCFSNSNELSGPPYDSILVCTKSFDSPAVARDIAAHPSIFHEQSVIILVQNGWGNADIFAKHLPAERIFNARVITGFCRPQSNQVEITVHVQPIHIGSLFGAELGSIEVLCQKINQGGIPCEAAPDIARDLWAKMLFNCALNPLGAIFNEPYGALAEQEDSRRIMDKVIHEVFRVMEAAGYSTHWASAAEYLEAFYGTIVPLAAKHCSSTLQDIQAGKKTEIDALSGAVIRLGKEQGIAVPCNEMLYNVIRFMERR, encoded by the coding sequence GTGCGAACATTGATTTATGGCGGCGGTGCGGTCGGGCTCGGGCTTGCTGCGTGTCTCCTCAAGGTAGGGGAACAGGTTGATATCCTTGCCCGTGCAGAGACGCAGCGCAGTCTGCAAGAAAAGGGGTTGAGCCAAACCGGGATTTTTGGCGAGTATCATGCCGAACCCCAAAATTTCGGTTGTTTTTCCAACAGTAATGAGCTGTCCGGGCCTCCTTACGACTCCATCCTCGTTTGTACCAAATCCTTTGATTCACCGGCGGTGGCCCGAGATATCGCTGCCCATCCTTCGATTTTCCATGAGCAGAGCGTCATCATTCTGGTTCAGAACGGCTGGGGCAATGCAGATATTTTTGCCAAGCATCTCCCAGCAGAGCGCATTTTCAATGCACGGGTGATCACCGGTTTTTGCAGGCCGCAGAGCAATCAGGTGGAAATTACTGTCCATGTACAGCCCATCCATATCGGCAGTTTGTTCGGGGCGGAGCTTGGTTCTATAGAAGTCCTCTGCCAAAAGATCAATCAAGGGGGAATTCCCTGCGAGGCTGCACCGGATATTGCCCGTGATCTCTGGGCCAAGATGCTGTTCAACTGCGCCCTGAATCCTTTGGGCGCGATTTTCAATGAACCTTACGGGGCCTTGGCAGAGCAGGAGGATTCTCGTCGGATCATGGATAAGGTTATCCATGAGGTGTTCAGGGTGATGGAGGCTGCGGGCTACAGCACCCATTGGGCCAGTGCTGCGGAGTATCTGGAAGCCTTTTACGGAACAATCGTTCCCCTTGCGGCCAAGCATTGCTCCTCCACCTTGCAGGATATTCAGGCCGGGAAGAAGACCGAGATTGATGCCCTGAGCGGGGCGGTTATTCGGTTGGGGAAAGAGCAGGGGATTGCGGTGCCGTGTAATGAGATGCTCTATAATGTGATCAGGTTTATGGAGCGGAGGTGA